A genome region from Gemmatimonadota bacterium includes the following:
- a CDS encoding prepilin-type N-terminal cleavage/methylation domain-containing protein: protein MRAPLIFRRRRVSRGTPRGFTFVEILVAMVVFSILTALAVARFRAMKERGYLAEMKTDLGNLRIAEEAYWADHGQYTINQALLDYRTGSRVTVTLTTSDPFAGFDAEAIHVSAPGVICKMYVGRAAAATPSGEVKCK, encoded by the coding sequence GTGCGCGCCCCCCTGATTTTCCGCCGTCGCCGCGTGAGCCGCGGGACGCCCCGAGGATTCACCTTCGTCGAGATCCTCGTCGCGATGGTGGTCTTCTCCATCCTCACGGCGCTGGCGGTCGCACGTTTCCGGGCGATGAAGGAGCGTGGCTACCTCGCCGAGATGAAGACCGATCTCGGCAACCTGCGCATCGCCGAGGAGGCCTACTGGGCCGATCATGGGCAGTACACGATCAACCAGGCGCTGCTCGACTACCGGACCGGCTCCCGCGTGACCGTGACCCTCACCACCTCGGATCCGTTCGCCGGCTTCGACGCCGAAGCGATCCACGTCTCGGCCCCAGGGGTCATCTGCAAGATGTATGTGGGGCGCGCCGCCGCCGCGACGCCGAGCGGAGAGGTCAAGTGCAAGTAG
- a CDS encoding DUF4097 family beta strand repeat protein produces MMRAGATALALVACALPVTASAQQKVNQRHAVAPDFSFRVKGSVGTLRLTGWAKDSLAVTGALPAGVRMEVMIGGDGKSPARGAKMFIESPNDAVASGGSIEIRVPTRARVWIKAGTAVVEARDLEGGLDISVIGGSVTVVASPRELQVEAMDAGVTIDGTPAWLRAKTATGDVTVRGGSTDLALTTVSGTLRLEQGTVERARLESVTGDIHFMATPARGGDVTIDSHSGAIELALPRRGDFSLVAASITGAVRNRYDGTRVSPGREGRGAELAIEHGDSPRVSARSFKGTITVSVLGARP; encoded by the coding sequence ATGATGCGCGCAGGCGCCACGGCGCTGGCCCTCGTGGCCTGTGCCTTGCCCGTGACGGCGAGCGCCCAGCAGAAGGTGAACCAACGCCATGCCGTCGCCCCCGACTTCTCGTTCCGGGTGAAGGGGAGCGTGGGGACATTGCGCCTGACGGGATGGGCGAAGGACTCGCTCGCCGTGACCGGCGCCCTCCCGGCGGGCGTCCGCATGGAGGTCATGATCGGCGGCGACGGCAAGTCGCCGGCGCGCGGGGCCAAGATGTTCATCGAGTCCCCCAACGATGCGGTGGCGAGCGGCGGGTCGATCGAGATCCGCGTCCCGACGCGGGCGCGGGTCTGGATCAAGGCCGGCACCGCGGTCGTCGAGGCACGCGACCTCGAGGGCGGGCTCGACATCAGCGTGATCGGCGGGAGCGTGACGGTCGTCGCTTCGCCCCGTGAGCTGCAAGTCGAGGCGATGGACGCCGGGGTGACGATCGATGGGACGCCAGCCTGGCTGCGCGCCAAGACCGCCACCGGCGACGTCACCGTACGCGGCGGCAGTACCGACCTCGCCCTCACGACGGTGAGCGGAACGCTCCGACTCGAGCAAGGAACGGTCGAGCGGGCGCGCCTCGAGTCGGTCACCGGCGACATCCACTTCATGGCCACCCCGGCCAGGGGAGGCGACGTCACGATCGACTCGCATAGCGGGGCGATCGAGCTCGCCCTCCCGCGGCGCGGTGACTTCTCCCTCGTTGCCGCCTCCATCACCGGTGCGGTCCGCAATCGCTACGATGGCACGCGCGTCTCGCCCGGTCGCGAGGGACGCGGGGCAGAACTCGCCATCGAGCACGGCGACTCCCCCCGTGTCTCGGCCCGCTCGTTCAAGGGGACGATCACCGTCAGCGTGCTCGGCGCCCGTCCCTGA
- a CDS encoding zf-HC2 domain-containing protein — translation MSMHLEWDRLNDCVDGRLSAADEADVREHLAECRDCRSAVDALRALGAGTRALPPAIEPPPGLWQDVAATIAAGGARTGKPLSSRPPDSPPVVPVRPGPSRRWLAAAAVVLMALSSGITALVLRRDGVAPVPVVATGTPTVPTPVAAGGTAPVVPASFAATEAAYLDNLAELHAAFVAQRHALAPTTIAVVERSLLTIDAAIAEARAALVADPANQALAELLSTSYRQKVELLRRAAESSET, via the coding sequence ATGAGCATGCACCTGGAGTGGGATCGCCTCAACGACTGCGTCGACGGGCGACTGTCTGCCGCCGACGAGGCCGACGTGCGCGAGCACCTGGCGGAATGTCGCGACTGCCGCTCGGCGGTCGACGCGCTCCGCGCCCTCGGCGCCGGTACGCGGGCGCTGCCACCGGCCATCGAGCCACCTCCCGGGTTGTGGCAGGATGTTGCCGCCACGATTGCGGCTGGCGGTGCGCGGACCGGGAAGCCGTTGTCGTCACGTCCCCCCGACTCGCCGCCCGTTGTGCCGGTGCGCCCCGGGCCGTCCCGTCGCTGGCTGGCTGCGGCCGCGGTAGTGCTGATGGCGCTGTCGTCGGGGATCACGGCGCTCGTCCTGCGCCGTGACGGTGTGGCGCCGGTGCCCGTGGTGGCGACCGGCACCCCGACAGTGCCCACGCCGGTTGCGGCTGGCGGCACGGCCCCGGTCGTGCCCGCGTCCTTCGCCGCCACCGAGGCGGCCTATCTCGACAACCTCGCCGAGTTGCACGCCGCCTTCGTTGCCCAGCGCCACGCCCTGGCCCCGACGACCATCGCGGTCGTCGAGCGTTCGCTCCTCACCATCGATGCTGCCATCGCCGAGGCGCGCGCTGCCCTCGTCGCCGATCCTGCCAACCAGGCGCTCGCGGAGCTCCTCTCCACCTCGTACCGACAGAAGGTGGAACTGCTGCGCCGCGCCGCCGAATCCTCCGAGACGTGA
- a CDS encoding RNA polymerase sigma factor → MTLPDPRDADAAHEAALVSRARQGESEAFEALYRSTAGRVFALCLRMSGDRERARELAHDVFVRAWEKLPGFRGEAAFSTWLHRLAVNVVLERQRGERRRQAHEEPGLEEDDETPAMRRVVRIDEGDRLDLEAAIARLPTNARTVFVLHEVQGYRHDEIAQAMAIAEGTVRAHLHRARRLLMEFLSR, encoded by the coding sequence ATGACCCTCCCCGACCCGCGCGACGCGGACGCCGCCCACGAGGCGGCGCTGGTGTCGCGTGCTCGTCAGGGGGAGTCGGAGGCATTCGAGGCGCTGTATCGGTCGACGGCCGGTCGGGTTTTCGCTCTGTGCCTGCGCATGTCCGGCGACCGGGAGCGCGCGCGGGAGCTCGCGCACGACGTCTTCGTGCGCGCGTGGGAGAAGCTCCCGGGCTTTCGCGGCGAGGCGGCATTCAGCACCTGGCTTCACCGGCTGGCGGTGAACGTGGTGTTGGAGCGTCAGCGGGGGGAGCGGCGCCGTCAGGCGCACGAGGAACCGGGGTTGGAAGAGGATGACGAAACGCCGGCCATGCGACGCGTGGTGAGAATCGACGAGGGCGATCGGCTCGACCTCGAGGCGGCGATTGCGCGCCTCCCGACCAACGCGCGCACCGTCTTTGTGCTCCACGAGGTGCAAGGGTACCGGCACGACGAGATCGCGCAGGCGATGGCGATCGCTGAAGGGACGGTGCGGGCCCACCTGCACCGCGCCCGCCGACTGCTGATGGAGTTCCTGTCACGATGA
- a CDS encoding flippase-like domain-containing protein: protein MTPLRWFATAVSFLATFGVSAYVIASNWPAEGAPLGLPWWGHLLCLAAWGLDILFRVVKIRFSAQAIGVPVTFGAILRTTLGGDFAAAITPSRSGAEPARFLIMSESGVPLGGTVLVLFLEIFLETLSLFAVTAVLGLVLHDSSGLVRGLLGTVTLYSAGVVAAGVIAFTLSKRNGRGPRPRWVRWIGVNALIWRRVQRGLRQLRGSVESLRGANKSTMLLALLFSILHVSARLLTLPLIVWSYGADVEAGPLLLWPLILLYGAAVAPAPGGGGMVEVAFKVALGGTLPARLLGASLIWWRFYTFYLYTAAGAFAAGRTVMRALRRAKRHH from the coding sequence TTGACCCCTCTCCGCTGGTTCGCCACCGCCGTCTCCTTCCTGGCGACGTTCGGTGTGTCGGCGTACGTCATCGCGTCCAACTGGCCGGCCGAGGGGGCACCGCTCGGGCTTCCATGGTGGGGGCACCTGCTCTGCCTGGCGGCGTGGGGGCTCGACATTCTGTTCCGGGTGGTGAAGATCCGATTCAGCGCCCAGGCCATCGGGGTCCCGGTCACCTTCGGGGCGATCCTGCGCACGACGCTCGGGGGCGACTTCGCCGCCGCCATCACCCCCTCCCGGTCGGGGGCCGAGCCCGCCCGCTTCCTCATCATGAGCGAGTCCGGGGTCCCGCTGGGCGGCACGGTCCTCGTCCTGTTTCTCGAAATCTTCCTCGAGACCCTGTCGCTCTTCGCGGTCACCGCGGTCCTCGGATTGGTGCTGCACGATTCCAGCGGCCTGGTGCGCGGACTCCTCGGTACGGTCACCCTCTACTCGGCTGGCGTGGTCGCCGCCGGGGTCATCGCCTTTACGCTTTCCAAACGGAACGGGCGCGGGCCGAGGCCCAGATGGGTGCGCTGGATTGGTGTGAATGCTCTAATCTGGCGTCGCGTGCAACGGGGACTGCGGCAACTGCGCGGCAGTGTCGAGTCGCTGAGAGGAGCGAACAAGTCGACGATGCTCCTCGCATTGTTGTTCTCGATCCTGCACGTGAGCGCCCGCTTGCTCACGCTCCCCCTCATTGTCTGGAGCTATGGCGCGGATGTGGAGGCGGGGCCTCTCCTGCTGTGGCCGCTTATCCTCCTCTATGGCGCCGCGGTGGCGCCGGCCCCTGGCGGGGGGGGGATGGTCGAGGTGGCGTTCAAGGTGGCACTCGGCGGCACGCTCCCTGCACGGTTGCTCGGTGCATCTCTCATATGGTGGCGGTTCTACACCTTTTACCTCTACACGGCGGCCGGCGCGTTCGCGGCCGGACGTACCGTGATGCGGGCCCTGCGGCGCGCAAAGAGGCATCACTAG
- a CDS encoding SCP2 sterol-binding domain-containing protein — MTPPPFTQTWADAFRDAVNSDVAYRQAGLQWQSPLAFVLDDGAPVGLIGPVALEMLLDRGLCHTARIMSPDACTAPFVFRAGYDTWKDIMTGGLDPVAAVMRGHVRLTGNVAALMMHARAISALVRCAQAVPTQYTDKPAA; from the coding sequence GTGACTCCTCCTCCGTTCACCCAGACCTGGGCCGATGCCTTTCGCGACGCTGTCAACAGCGACGTCGCGTACCGGCAGGCTGGGCTTCAGTGGCAGTCGCCGCTCGCCTTCGTCCTCGACGATGGCGCGCCTGTCGGGCTCATCGGTCCCGTCGCACTCGAGATGCTGCTGGATCGCGGGCTGTGCCACACCGCCCGCATCATGTCGCCGGATGCCTGCACCGCGCCGTTTGTTTTTCGCGCCGGATACGACACCTGGAAGGACATCATGACCGGCGGACTCGACCCGGTCGCGGCGGTGATGCGTGGGCACGTCCGCTTGACCGGCAACGTCGCCGCCCTCATGATGCACGCGCGCGCCATCTCGGCCCTCGTGCGTTGCGCGCAGGCCGTACCAACCCAGTACACCGACAAACCGGCTGCCTGA
- a CDS encoding TfoX/Sxy family protein translates to MPFDAGLVERVRDALARLGERGSRERRVFSGYGFLQGKNTFVIVWSDGIIVKMTPEEYPAALRRPGVTPFAPDGERPMGTWVYVREEVIADDPELAEWVAMGLQGVRVAPAPAAEKKARGKPTGGSPVTKQSSFREKRVAKNASSRRKRLSKKASPRGKRR, encoded by the coding sequence ATGCCGTTCGATGCCGGGCTCGTGGAACGTGTGCGCGACGCCCTGGCCCGATTGGGCGAGCGCGGATCGCGAGAGCGCCGTGTCTTCAGCGGCTACGGCTTTCTCCAGGGCAAGAACACCTTCGTCATCGTCTGGAGCGACGGGATCATCGTCAAGATGACGCCCGAGGAGTACCCGGCGGCGTTACGGCGCCCAGGGGTGACGCCATTTGCGCCTGACGGTGAGCGCCCCATGGGGACCTGGGTCTACGTCCGTGAGGAGGTCATCGCCGACGATCCGGAGCTGGCCGAGTGGGTCGCGATGGGGCTGCAGGGGGTGCGAGTCGCCCCCGCACCGGCCGCGGAGAAGAAGGCTCGCGGCAAACCAACGGGCGGGTCGCCTGTGACCAAGCAGTCGTCCTTCCGCGAGAAGCGCGTGGCCAAGAATGCGTCGTCACGTCGCAAGCGCTTGTCGAAGAAGGCGTCGCCGCGCGGCAAGCGCCGATAG
- a CDS encoding ABC transporter permease codes for MRRAPLFAALVVSILALGIGAATTVWALVDGIVLRPLAYGAPDRLYTLLEQTVDGGQRPPSYPTFLDWKARATAFDRLAFARGEDVSVPEPEGTRRVIGAFVSGDFFPALGVAAQLGRTFGTAVAGDRSVVLSWTFWQQRFGGDPTVVGQSLATINGPYTIAGVMPRAFAEPAWAELWMPIETLPPRSRFVLEQRTLHVDAQVTGRLAPGVSRAQGEAQMRAIAQGIASAYPEDAAQWTQVSLSSLRDALLGDAGTRLRVLGLVVTLVLLITALNAAGLMVARHAARARELAVRTALGARAGRLVRQLLVESVALAAAGGAAGLLASWAMLGAIRRWAPQVFPRLAEVQLDARALGFVILIVALVSIVLGLFPARAALRAGLSSALRHGTAGSGDGRASTRLRGALVVVQVALAVVVAVSAGLVGRTLTILGDTPLGVDPDGVQVLRVFPPPGKYDSPEAALALFRRLEETMRAIPGVQNVALANHAPFSGGMVFTQVLTDAPPAADGSDRAVYRTVSPSYLATMGGALKRGRFLTDEDLTSVGSGLVVNEAFVRRFSSQGDPLGKSITVFRMAQGRADMGTRIIAPIVGVIADERLFGAAQPAPPIVYVPYTWNVWPNIFVAVRSSMPTATLAPLLKAAVFSVEPAVPVAGTSPWTTFRPLGFYIDGLLQARRVNAWSLSAFSMATLLLATIGIFGVMAFIVVQRSREIGLRLALGASPASVSRWVLWQTVRLALLGVALGTGAALLWSRALQGALVGVAATEPIVYVGAAALFATAALLAGIIPAWRAARIDPVHMLRAD; via the coding sequence ATGCGGCGCGCCCCCCTCTTCGCCGCCCTCGTCGTCTCGATCCTCGCGTTAGGGATCGGCGCGGCCACCACCGTCTGGGCGCTGGTCGACGGGATCGTCCTGCGCCCGCTCGCGTACGGCGCCCCCGACCGCCTGTACACACTGCTCGAGCAAACGGTCGATGGCGGCCAGCGCCCGCCGTCGTACCCCACCTTCCTCGACTGGAAGGCGCGCGCCACGGCGTTCGATCGCCTCGCCTTCGCACGTGGCGAGGATGTCTCGGTGCCCGAGCCCGAGGGGACGCGCCGAGTCATTGGCGCCTTTGTCTCCGGGGACTTCTTCCCGGCGCTCGGCGTCGCGGCACAGCTCGGGCGCACCTTCGGCACCGCGGTCGCGGGCGATCGTTCGGTCGTGCTTTCCTGGACGTTCTGGCAACAGCGTTTTGGAGGCGACCCGACGGTCGTGGGGCAGTCGCTGGCTACCATCAACGGTCCGTATACGATCGCCGGCGTGATGCCACGTGCCTTCGCCGAGCCGGCGTGGGCCGAGCTCTGGATGCCGATCGAGACGCTGCCGCCGCGGTCGCGCTTTGTGCTCGAGCAACGCACGCTGCACGTCGACGCGCAGGTCACCGGGCGCCTGGCCCCGGGGGTCTCGCGCGCGCAGGGGGAGGCGCAGATGCGCGCGATCGCGCAGGGGATTGCGAGCGCCTATCCCGAGGATGCCGCGCAGTGGACGCAGGTCTCCTTGAGTTCCTTGCGCGATGCACTGCTCGGCGACGCCGGGACGCGGCTTCGGGTGCTGGGGCTGGTGGTCACGCTCGTCCTCCTGATCACCGCGCTCAATGCGGCGGGACTGATGGTGGCACGCCACGCCGCCCGCGCGCGCGAGCTGGCGGTGCGCACGGCGTTAGGCGCGCGTGCCGGCCGCCTGGTGCGACAGCTCCTTGTGGAGAGCGTGGCACTCGCCGCCGCCGGCGGGGCGGCGGGGCTGCTGGCGTCGTGGGCCATGCTGGGGGCCATCCGGCGCTGGGCACCGCAGGTCTTTCCGCGACTCGCCGAGGTGCAGCTCGACGCCCGCGCCCTCGGCTTCGTGATCCTGATCGTCGCGCTGGTGTCGATCGTGCTTGGCCTCTTCCCGGCGCGCGCGGCGCTACGCGCCGGACTCTCCAGCGCGCTTCGGCACGGCACGGCGGGGAGTGGCGATGGGCGCGCCAGCACGCGATTGCGCGGGGCGCTGGTCGTGGTGCAGGTGGCGCTCGCCGTCGTGGTCGCGGTAAGCGCGGGGCTCGTAGGTCGCACGCTCACGATCCTGGGTGACACCCCGCTCGGCGTCGATCCCGACGGGGTGCAGGTGCTGCGCGTCTTTCCGCCGCCGGGAAAGTACGACTCGCCAGAGGCCGCACTGGCGCTCTTCCGTCGGCTCGAGGAGACCATGCGGGCGATACCCGGCGTGCAGAATGTGGCGCTCGCCAACCACGCCCCCTTCAGCGGCGGGATGGTCTTCACGCAGGTCCTCACCGATGCGCCGCCGGCCGCGGACGGAAGTGATCGCGCCGTGTACCGCACAGTGTCGCCGAGCTACCTGGCGACGATGGGGGGGGCGCTCAAGCGTGGACGCTTCCTCACCGACGAGGACCTGACATCGGTGGGGAGCGGTCTGGTGGTGAACGAGGCCTTCGTGCGGCGCTTCTCGTCGCAGGGAGATCCCCTGGGCAAGAGCATCACGGTGTTCCGCATGGCGCAGGGACGGGCCGACATGGGGACGCGCATCATCGCCCCCATCGTGGGGGTCATCGCCGACGAACGGCTCTTTGGCGCGGCGCAACCGGCGCCGCCCATCGTGTACGTCCCCTACACGTGGAATGTCTGGCCCAACATCTTCGTGGCGGTGCGCTCGTCGATGCCCACGGCGACGCTGGCGCCCCTGCTCAAGGCCGCGGTGTTCTCGGTCGAACCGGCGGTCCCTGTCGCGGGCACGAGCCCCTGGACCACGTTCCGCCCGCTCGGCTTCTACATCGATGGATTGCTGCAGGCGCGGCGGGTCAACGCCTGGTCGCTCTCGGCGTTCAGCATGGCCACGCTCCTCCTGGCGACCATCGGGATCTTCGGGGTCATGGCCTTCATCGTCGTGCAGCGGTCGCGCGAGATCGGGTTGCGTCTGGCGTTAGGCGCGTCGCCCGCGTCGGTGTCGCGCTGGGTGCTCTGGCAGACGGTGCGCCTGGCCCTGCTGGGCGTCGCGCTCGGGACGGGAGCGGCGCTGCTCTGGAGCCGGGCGCTGCAGGGAGCGCTGGTTGGCGTGGCCGCGACCGAGCCGATCGTGTACGTCGGCGCCGCCGCCCTCTTTGCGACGGCGGCGCTCCTGGCGGGGATCATCCCCGCGTGGCGTGCCGCGCGCATCGACCCGGTGCACATGCTCCGCGCCGACTGA
- a CDS encoding zf-HC2 domain-containing protein, whose product MEHIDEGTIHAWLDEALPPDEGARVEQHVRACADCAAAVAEARGLIAASSRILSALDDVPRDVVPRRVDEVQADHAPSVRPAVRDTPAAPVGAAPVRRRRSWWQRPQFAAAAGIAFVAVALSVVWQRSPQRTVSDFAGTRASEPAMAPAAAAPEAASAPVGGAAPNAAPSAALDAVPPRDAAVTRESKETEVSAGVGAAEQARPGGRADGLRAKAAPQNDALADANRARRAGDVAGNVATPPAAAPPAPTQESVERTDMVRRAAAPPAAAPTSSATVATKAVAPPPAARALPVVGGATAPVADSAPAKRQLAITPDAITRSEKARVQGERGVQSQSGVVTGAAGARASEARRDLSTVEGIVGCYRLDRRGPALDAGVAEVIALLREGQGTFDGDTLRVARLVGVAPSSTTEWRWTLSARGDVSLVRVQGAAYARFPLALRVAAQTGETSVATRVTCPAR is encoded by the coding sequence ATGGAACACATTGACGAAGGGACGATCCACGCCTGGCTCGACGAGGCCTTGCCCCCCGACGAGGGTGCGCGCGTGGAACAGCACGTGCGCGCGTGCGCCGACTGCGCCGCCGCGGTTGCCGAGGCGCGCGGGCTCATCGCCGCGTCCTCGCGCATCCTCTCGGCGCTCGACGACGTGCCACGCGATGTCGTCCCGCGGCGAGTGGACGAGGTGCAAGCCGACCACGCGCCGTCCGTGCGTCCCGCCGTCAGGGACACGCCGGCCGCTCCGGTGGGGGCGGCGCCCGTGCGCCGGCGTCGTTCGTGGTGGCAGCGACCGCAGTTTGCCGCGGCCGCCGGCATCGCCTTCGTTGCGGTCGCACTGAGCGTGGTCTGGCAGCGATCGCCGCAGCGCACCGTCTCCGATTTCGCCGGGACGCGCGCGTCGGAGCCGGCGATGGCACCAGCGGCCGCGGCGCCGGAGGCGGCCTCCGCGCCGGTGGGCGGTGCCGCGCCTAACGCGGCGCCGAGTGCTGCCTTGGACGCCGTGCCCCCGCGCGACGCCGCGGTCACGCGTGAATCGAAGGAAACGGAAGTGAGCGCGGGCGTCGGGGCGGCCGAACAAGCGCGCCCAGGGGGGCGCGCCGATGGCCTGCGGGCCAAGGCGGCGCCGCAGAACGACGCGCTGGCCGACGCGAACCGAGCGCGGCGCGCCGGCGATGTGGCCGGCAACGTGGCCACCCCGCCCGCCGCCGCGCCACCGGCGCCCACGCAGGAAAGCGTCGAACGCACGGACATGGTGCGACGTGCCGCGGCGCCCCCGGCGGCCGCGCCGACCAGCTCCGCGACGGTCGCCACCAAGGCGGTAGCACCACCTCCCGCGGCGCGTGCGCTACCTGTCGTTGGAGGCGCGACGGCCCCGGTCGCTGACTCGGCGCCCGCCAAGCGGCAACTCGCCATCACCCCGGACGCCATCACGCGCTCGGAGAAGGCTCGTGTGCAGGGAGAGCGGGGAGTCCAGTCGCAGAGCGGGGTGGTGACCGGTGCTGCCGGGGCCAGGGCGAGCGAGGCGCGACGCGACCTCTCGACCGTCGAGGGGATCGTCGGCTGCTATCGACTGGACCGCCGTGGTCCCGCGCTCGACGCGGGCGTCGCCGAGGTGATCGCCCTGCTTCGCGAGGGGCAGGGAACGTTCGACGGCGACACCCTGCGCGTCGCGCGGCTCGTGGGCGTCGCCCCGTCGTCCACCACGGAGTGGCGATGGACGCTCTCCGCGAGGGGTGACGTGTCCCTGGTTCGCGTGCAGGGGGCCGCGTACGCGCGCTTTCCGTTGGCGCTGCGCGTGGCCGCGCAGACCGGGGAGACCTCGGTCGCAACGCGCGTCACCTGCCCGGCACGTTAG
- a CDS encoding sigma-70 family RNA polymerase sigma factor, translated as MHDDELERLFKLYHTPLVRYLTRRLGDRDWAEEVAQETFLRALRQDALTSERSWLFAVATNLVRDEARKDDRRRRHLQLLAAEERERVVESEDVTQERAQERAQEQAMARRAIDALAERDRLALLMREEGLDYNEIAEALGLSVGSIGTTLARARRRLAETYEALQADAQRRAGGSHGTH; from the coding sequence ATGCACGACGACGAGCTGGAGCGCTTGTTCAAGCTCTACCACACGCCACTGGTGCGCTATCTCACCCGGCGTCTGGGCGATCGCGACTGGGCCGAGGAGGTCGCGCAGGAGACGTTCCTGCGCGCCCTCCGCCAGGACGCGCTCACCAGCGAACGCTCCTGGCTTTTCGCCGTCGCCACCAACCTCGTGCGAGACGAAGCCCGCAAGGACGACCGCCGACGCCGCCACCTGCAACTGCTCGCAGCCGAGGAACGGGAGCGGGTGGTGGAGTCGGAGGATGTGACGCAGGAACGCGCCCAGGAGCGCGCGCAGGAACAGGCCATGGCGCGGCGCGCCATCGACGCGCTCGCCGAGCGGGACCGCCTGGCGCTCCTGATGCGCGAGGAAGGATTGGACTACAACGAGATTGCGGAGGCCCTCGGCCTCTCGGTCGGATCGATCGGCACGACGCTGGCGCGCGCTCGGCGCCGCCTGGCGGAGACGTATGAGGCGCTGCAGGCTGATGCACAGCGGCGTGCTGGAGGGAGTCATGGAACACATTGA